The Streptomyces sp. NBC_01353 genome contains a region encoding:
- a CDS encoding YfhO family protein has translation MGAYCLAMALQGTYPFGGRSRAVNDLGNQFVPFHARLRDLMHGDTSGDLFFNWASGFGTPFLADFFTYLMNPFSWLVGVFPRDSVEFPVFLVTLFSVGLAAGLMTAFLGRLHPGSPWLRALLSVGFGLSAWMISDGFSDPMWMWGLVAFPLLGIAYDWCLDRRRWVLGALVVTVCWAGNFYTAAMATIAMALVLLVRVLLDERPAAERVRALARGASMTVTGVLLAAPVLTVSLMASKLSQPAPEVAYKGSAVTDYVAHLFPGGLAGGAPRVSVGMLALLLVATYPFIGRVPLKERFVWLGLTVGTAASLVWQPTILLWHGLAMPNGNPYRASIALTAILVCVAWLALARRPRPKELFRGGAVVLILAACASTAKYMTGGPWILTVAGGLAFLALLIALHRHRADRRVRAWLTVALAGAVFLSSTYTVLSTTRLRDAQDWWKPKRTYDAETRAAYDQLKAADAWPASRTEPGPNGFAANDPMLLAGQGGRYYSSYLPAVTAETLQGLGAGWFIAGRHTNSFNDPVGRAIMGVSSYLERTPGPNGFVQRTAVAPPVVTVRPPGTPLDGATRDATVFARQERVLGAKVYEVPAFVRAGAITSGGADTAFVPGRGWPLKADRPRGAGATFTAACTPGTEAYLHVPWLAGRVQAFGKTVKTGGKYPMTSIQLFPLGTVPADGKVTVKIHSNRGQFIPRNPLGCLDRAALDRTVRHLRATGPERVEASGHGISATFAPGTKGTAIVSVPATTGWRCSVDGGQARAPRTLGGLMAVDLGDGASRLSCSFHTPGLRLGLAASGAAAALLLAVAVGHALRTRTSRSSSRSRRS, from the coding sequence ATGGGTGCCTACTGCCTCGCCATGGCCCTTCAGGGCACGTACCCCTTCGGTGGCCGCTCCCGCGCGGTGAACGACCTCGGCAATCAGTTCGTGCCGTTCCACGCCCGCCTTCGTGACCTGATGCACGGGGACACCAGCGGGGATCTCTTCTTCAACTGGGCAAGCGGCTTCGGCACACCGTTTCTTGCGGACTTCTTCACTTATTTGATGAACCCGTTCTCGTGGCTGGTCGGGGTCTTCCCCCGGGACAGCGTCGAGTTCCCCGTGTTTCTGGTCACCCTTTTCAGTGTCGGGCTGGCCGCCGGGCTGATGACCGCCTTCCTGGGACGCCTCCACCCGGGCAGCCCCTGGCTGCGCGCGCTGCTCTCCGTCGGATTCGGGCTGAGCGCCTGGATGATCTCGGACGGCTTCTCCGACCCCATGTGGATGTGGGGCCTGGTCGCCTTCCCGCTCCTGGGCATCGCCTACGACTGGTGCCTGGACCGCCGCCGCTGGGTGCTCGGCGCCCTGGTCGTGACCGTCTGCTGGGCCGGCAACTTCTACACCGCCGCCATGGCCACCATCGCGATGGCGCTCGTGCTGCTGGTCCGGGTGCTGCTGGACGAGCGGCCCGCCGCGGAGCGCGTCCGCGCCCTCGCGCGCGGCGCCTCCATGACCGTCACCGGAGTGCTGCTGGCCGCCCCCGTGCTCACGGTGAGCCTCATGGCGAGCAAGCTGTCCCAGCCCGCGCCCGAGGTCGCCTACAAGGGCTCGGCCGTCACCGACTACGTGGCGCACCTGTTCCCCGGCGGGCTGGCCGGCGGAGCACCGCGCGTCTCCGTCGGAATGCTCGCGCTGCTCCTGGTCGCCACCTACCCGTTCATCGGTCGGGTGCCGCTCAAGGAACGGTTCGTGTGGCTGGGCCTGACCGTGGGCACGGCCGCCTCGTTGGTCTGGCAGCCCACGATCCTGCTCTGGCACGGACTGGCCATGCCCAACGGCAACCCCTACCGCGCCTCGATCGCCCTCACCGCCATCCTCGTGTGCGTCGCTTGGCTGGCCCTCGCCCGCCGGCCCCGCCCCAAGGAGCTCTTCCGCGGCGGCGCCGTGGTCCTGATCCTGGCCGCCTGCGCGAGCACCGCGAAGTACATGACCGGCGGACCGTGGATCCTCACCGTCGCCGGCGGACTCGCCTTCCTCGCCCTGCTCATCGCGCTGCACCGCCACCGGGCGGACCGCCGGGTACGCGCGTGGCTGACCGTCGCCCTGGCCGGCGCCGTCTTCCTCTCCTCGACCTACACCGTCCTGTCGACGACCCGGCTCCGCGACGCCCAGGACTGGTGGAAGCCCAAGCGCACCTACGACGCCGAGACACGCGCCGCGTACGACCAGCTGAAGGCCGCCGACGCGTGGCCCGCGAGCCGGACCGAGCCGGGACCGAACGGGTTCGCCGCCAACGACCCCATGCTGCTGGCCGGCCAGGGCGGCCGCTACTACAGCAGCTATCTGCCCGCGGTCACCGCCGAAACCCTGCAAGGGCTCGGTGCCGGCTGGTTCATCGCGGGCCGCCACACGAACAGCTTCAACGACCCGGTCGGCCGCGCGATCATGGGCGTGAGCAGCTATCTCGAACGGACGCCCGGGCCGAACGGATTCGTCCAGCGGACCGCCGTCGCGCCGCCCGTCGTCACCGTGCGTCCGCCCGGTACGCCTCTGGACGGGGCCACCCGCGACGCCACCGTCTTCGCCCGTCAGGAGCGGGTGCTGGGCGCCAAGGTCTACGAGGTGCCCGCGTTCGTCCGGGCCGGCGCCATAACGTCGGGCGGCGCGGACACCGCGTTCGTTCCCGGCCGTGGCTGGCCGCTCAAGGCCGACCGTCCGCGCGGCGCCGGCGCGACGTTCACCGCGGCCTGCACCCCGGGCACGGAGGCCTACCTGCACGTGCCATGGCTGGCCGGACGGGTCCAGGCATTCGGCAAGACCGTCAAGACCGGCGGCAAGTACCCGATGACCAGCATCCAGCTGTTCCCCCTCGGGACCGTGCCGGCCGACGGCAAGGTCACCGTCAAGATCCACTCGAACCGGGGACAGTTCATCCCGAGGAACCCCCTCGGCTGCCTCGACCGGGCCGCCCTCGACCGGACCGTACGGCATCTGCGCGCCACCGGGCCCGAGCGCGTCGAGGCCTCCGGGCACGGCATCAGCGCCACCTTCGCGCCCGGGACCAAGGGCACCGCGATCGTCTCCGTGCCGGCGACCACCGGCTGGCGCTGCTCCGTCGACGGCGGCCAGGCCCGCGCGCCCCGGACGCTCGGCGGACTGATGGCCGTGGATCTGGGAGACGGCGCCTCGAGGCTGTCCTGTTCCTTCCACACACCCGGGCTGCGGCTCGGACTCGCGGCGAGCGGAGCCGCCGCCGCGCTGCTCCTCGCCGTCGCCGTGGGGCACGCCCTTCGGACCCGTACCTCTCGCTCATCGTCCAGGAGCCGACGCTCATGA
- a CDS encoding CDP-glycerol glycerophosphotransferase family protein, protein MPVPDVSVIVIAYNDAERLPTAVRSVLDQTLQSVEVVIVDDCSKDRTFEVAQELAAAHPEQVRAFQLPENSGGCGAPRNYGIQRAAGKYVMFLDSDDVLERNACRNMLEAAERTGSDLVSGLCVRVHLDSRHKKTTEWYPWIYSQTRTIESVADLPDLLVFDTLSTNKCYRREFLLEQGLEFPVGIHYEDLLFSAQAYVAASRITLIPNQVYFWNVQESAASKSISNRRHEIANFVHRMEIHRRVDALLESKGYEDLKFRKDIKFLKHDLVLHLRDLPQMGEEYRREFAELANGYLSTIDPKAYDEVQPLHAICAYLLSKEDWDNLLPATEALANKGRLTSPLIEHEGQIFWCGQHFDDPDARRILDVTSAGYHTRPLTSLALGNRLASYEGGDGTVRLSGAVVNPLGRIKEGAKLSAVLEFQARRKIGVRAFRFPVTSLRRTDTAIEWEAEADITRKVRPLGIIDAVWDVRLLLTVDGDKLSTRVGVGSVELDERRTVRVRPRLTRLVSDRFAPEVTKKGNLSYVLTSEGKASVRTSAMIEGAMHGRTAGLAKTGLRRLLKARRSLSSGETKLRVYHEVYSKLPIRKGLVVFESHLGKQYSDSPKAIYEELRRQGVAFEAVWSYAGARPTGFPKDATLVKRWSWPYLRALAQAEFWVDNQGFPLKLTKRPGTTYIQTWHGSALKRMGFHEPGTKMQGRAGQDSFQKSLDRFDHFLIRSEHDVQTLAKAFRLKDDVLLPAGYPRNDALVAARAKETETGERARGPLAAELGIAPEKTVLLYAPTFRANPGGGVRSFELPFDVEEFADRFGDTHTLLIRSHYLNNLTLPPSVRGRVIDVTHQHDITPLLELADGLITDYSSVMFDYGLLDRPMIFFTYDYEEYAKESRGTYFDLKEKAPGPVVSDENELFSAVSHLKDEADAKYSAARERFNAEFSSFDRGDAARQIVAKFFTRSGK, encoded by the coding sequence GTGCCAGTGCCTGACGTCTCAGTGATCGTCATCGCCTACAACGACGCAGAGCGTCTTCCCACGGCCGTGCGATCGGTGTTGGACCAGACACTGCAGAGCGTCGAAGTCGTGATCGTCGACGACTGCAGCAAGGACCGCACCTTCGAAGTCGCCCAGGAACTGGCAGCCGCTCACCCGGAGCAGGTCCGGGCCTTCCAGCTGCCGGAGAACAGCGGCGGCTGCGGAGCGCCGCGCAACTACGGCATTCAGCGTGCCGCCGGTAAGTACGTCATGTTCCTCGACAGTGACGATGTGCTGGAACGCAACGCCTGCCGGAACATGCTGGAAGCGGCCGAGCGGACCGGCTCCGACCTGGTCTCCGGACTTTGTGTGCGTGTCCACCTGGACAGCCGGCACAAGAAGACGACCGAGTGGTATCCCTGGATCTACTCGCAGACCCGGACGATCGAGTCCGTCGCCGACCTGCCCGACCTGCTTGTCTTCGACACGCTCTCCACGAACAAGTGCTACCGCCGGGAGTTCCTCCTGGAGCAGGGGCTCGAGTTTCCGGTCGGCATCCACTACGAGGATCTGCTCTTCTCCGCGCAGGCGTATGTCGCCGCGAGCCGGATCACGCTGATCCCGAACCAGGTCTACTTCTGGAACGTGCAGGAGAGCGCCGCCTCCAAGTCGATCAGCAACCGGCGCCACGAGATCGCCAACTTCGTCCACCGCATGGAAATACACCGCCGGGTGGACGCCCTGCTGGAGAGCAAGGGCTATGAGGACCTGAAGTTCCGCAAGGACATCAAGTTCCTCAAGCACGACCTCGTCCTGCATCTGCGCGACCTTCCGCAGATGGGCGAGGAGTACCGGCGCGAGTTCGCCGAGCTGGCCAACGGGTACCTCTCCACGATCGACCCGAAGGCGTACGACGAGGTCCAGCCCCTGCATGCCATCTGTGCCTATCTGCTGAGCAAGGAGGACTGGGACAACCTGCTCCCGGCCACCGAGGCGCTCGCGAACAAGGGACGGCTGACCTCGCCGCTGATCGAGCACGAGGGCCAGATCTTCTGGTGCGGGCAGCACTTCGACGACCCCGACGCCCGCCGGATCCTGGACGTCACCTCGGCGGGCTACCACACCCGGCCGCTGACCTCCCTCGCCCTGGGTAACCGGCTCGCCTCGTACGAAGGCGGCGACGGAACGGTCCGCCTGTCCGGCGCCGTGGTCAACCCGCTCGGACGGATCAAGGAGGGCGCCAAGCTCTCCGCCGTACTGGAGTTCCAGGCCCGCCGCAAGATCGGCGTGCGCGCGTTCCGCTTCCCCGTCACCTCGCTGCGCCGAACCGACACGGCGATCGAGTGGGAGGCCGAGGCGGACATCACGCGCAAGGTGCGTCCGCTGGGCATCATCGACGCGGTCTGGGACGTGCGTCTGCTCCTCACCGTCGACGGTGACAAGCTCAGCACCCGGGTGGGCGTCGGCAGCGTCGAGCTGGACGAGCGCCGCACGGTGCGGGTGCGCCCGCGGCTGACCCGACTGGTCTCGGACCGTTTCGCGCCCGAGGTGACCAAGAAGGGCAACCTGTCCTACGTCCTCACCTCCGAGGGCAAGGCGTCCGTCCGTACGTCCGCGATGATCGAGGGCGCGATGCACGGCCGCACGGCCGGCCTGGCCAAGACCGGTCTGCGTCGACTCCTCAAGGCCCGTCGCAGCCTCAGCTCGGGCGAGACCAAGCTGCGCGTCTACCACGAGGTGTACAGCAAACTGCCGATCCGCAAGGGTCTGGTGGTCTTCGAGAGCCACCTCGGCAAGCAGTACAGCGACAGCCCGAAGGCGATCTACGAGGAGCTGCGCCGCCAGGGCGTGGCGTTCGAGGCCGTGTGGTCCTATGCGGGCGCCCGACCGACCGGCTTCCCCAAGGACGCCACGTTGGTGAAGCGCTGGAGCTGGCCGTACCTGCGCGCGCTCGCGCAGGCCGAGTTCTGGGTCGACAACCAGGGCTTCCCGCTCAAGCTGACCAAGCGCCCCGGGACGACGTACATCCAGACGTGGCACGGCTCCGCGCTCAAGCGCATGGGCTTCCACGAGCCGGGCACCAAGATGCAGGGCCGGGCCGGACAGGACTCCTTCCAGAAGTCCCTCGACCGGTTCGACCACTTCCTGATCCGCTCGGAGCACGACGTCCAGACGCTGGCGAAGGCCTTCAGGCTCAAGGACGACGTACTGCTGCCCGCCGGGTACCCGCGCAACGACGCCCTGGTCGCGGCCCGGGCGAAGGAGACCGAGACCGGCGAGCGCGCGCGTGGTCCGCTCGCGGCAGAGCTGGGCATCGCCCCGGAGAAGACGGTGCTGCTGTATGCGCCGACGTTCCGGGCCAACCCCGGCGGAGGCGTACGCAGCTTCGAGCTGCCCTTCGACGTGGAGGAGTTCGCCGACCGCTTCGGCGACACGCACACCCTGCTGATCAGGTCGCACTACCTGAACAACCTCACGTTGCCGCCGTCCGTCCGTGGCCGCGTCATCGATGTGACGCACCAGCACGACATCACTCCGCTGCTGGAACTCGCGGACGGCCTGATCACCGACTACTCCTCGGTGATGTTCGACTACGGACTGCTCGACCGGCCGATGATCTTCTTCACGTACGACTACGAGGAGTACGCGAAGGAGAGCCGTGGCACCTACTTCGACCTGAAGGAGAAGGCGCCCGGACCCGTGGTCTCCGACGAGAACGAGCTCTTCTCGGCGGTCTCCCACCTCAAGGACGAGGCCGACGCCAAGTACTCGGCGGCGCGGGAGCGGTTCAACGCCGAGTTCAGCTCCTTCGACCGGGGCGACGCGGCCCGTCAGATCGTCGCCAAGTTCTTCACCAGGAGCGGTAAGTGA
- a CDS encoding glycosyltransferase family 2 protein → MTKISVVVPCFNEEAVIDRFDTRIREVLADLRVEYELCYVDDGSSDRTALRLRAIAAEFAKETRYVSFSRNFGKEAAMLAGLREASGDAVVIMDADLQHPPELLARMLELYERGHDQIIARRTREGDKKVRSALSRLYYRAVNKWVDVELTDGVGDFRMLSRPAVDALLSLPEYNRFSKGLFSWIGFDTVTFDYQNAAREAGETKWKLGSLLNYGMDGLISFNNRPLRIAIWLGLTLVGVAALYAVWITVTALTQGVSAPGYVTLVAIIVGLGGVQMVMLGLIGEYIGRIYYETKRRPHFLVRETHRSFTGGDRGRRAVGGERVSLVATDREM, encoded by the coding sequence ATGACCAAGATCTCCGTCGTTGTGCCCTGCTTCAACGAAGAAGCGGTGATCGACCGGTTCGACACCCGGATCCGCGAGGTCCTCGCCGACCTGCGCGTCGAGTACGAGCTCTGCTACGTCGACGACGGCAGCAGCGACCGCACCGCCCTCCGGCTGCGCGCCATCGCCGCCGAGTTCGCGAAGGAGACCCGTTACGTCTCCTTCAGCCGGAACTTCGGCAAGGAGGCCGCGATGCTCGCCGGGCTGCGCGAGGCCTCCGGCGACGCCGTCGTCATCATGGACGCGGATCTCCAGCACCCGCCGGAGCTCCTCGCGCGGATGCTCGAACTGTACGAGCGCGGCCACGACCAGATCATCGCCCGCCGCACCCGCGAGGGCGACAAGAAGGTCCGCAGTGCGCTCAGCAGGCTCTACTACCGCGCGGTCAACAAATGGGTCGACGTCGAACTCACCGACGGCGTGGGAGACTTCCGTATGCTCTCGCGGCCGGCCGTCGACGCGCTGCTGTCGCTGCCCGAGTACAACCGCTTCTCCAAGGGCCTCTTCTCCTGGATCGGCTTCGACACCGTCACCTTCGACTACCAGAACGCCGCGCGCGAGGCGGGCGAGACGAAGTGGAAGCTCGGCTCCCTGCTCAACTACGGCATGGACGGGCTGATCTCCTTCAACAACAGGCCGCTGCGCATCGCGATCTGGCTCGGCCTTACGCTCGTCGGGGTGGCCGCGCTGTACGCGGTCTGGATCACCGTGACCGCCCTCACCCAGGGCGTCAGCGCCCCCGGCTATGTGACTCTCGTGGCGATCATCGTGGGTCTCGGGGGCGTCCAGATGGTCATGCTGGGCCTCATCGGCGAGTACATCGGCCGTATCTACTACGAGACCAAGCGTCGGCCGCACTTCCTCGTGAGGGAGACCCACCGCTCCTTCACGGGCGGTGACCGCGGCCGTCGCGCGGTCGGCGGCGAGCGCGTCAGCCTCGTCGCGACCGACCGGGAGATGTGA
- a CDS encoding glycosyltransferase: protein MASRISVIVPVHNTERYLERCFGSVAGQSLPQDLIEVIAVDDGSSDGSGAWLDAWARTHDNVRVIHQPPSGGAGRPRNVGIEQAKGDFLFFLDSDDYLGVEAMERLLRMADEQDSDIVYGRIVGIGGRPAPVDLRTTSPEVSIFHSPVYWTLAAYKLWRRTLVEEYELRFTEARLLGEDVPFAVHGLLHARKVSVVADYDCYYLEGRGDGTNASQQDVDWVAQLEYVSGILGMVADHVPAGPERDKLMERHFHGEVLGMFGAPYLARDEEGRRAMAEAARPLCQEWLTDGVSEALPPRLRLRAHCLREGMTDRLTAIIEADVDRELGPAVIEGDSAYAAYPFFRDPDAGIPDACYDVTSRVVLRQELTSYTWDGPVLRLSGKARLDGLGDPAGQEVGLVLGCQGVTYTVPATNKNGVYTAAVDVSRVADGGPLAEGVWTLRVTVASGTLRKQAWLPRPTDAAYDAAPQSEIVRAEDGPIAVAVFHSEAHQHVNLDIGATRFPLGRDARGAVNSGFFGRTDLEFAVTVPGWSTPSAQLLLTAPNRESLLVAGAESVDGDGRIQARIPLQRVPAGNWNARIRLEDGAFTRDLPIADPEGEPLRLSIPQQPLRRLGSKAKKVASRALRNH, encoded by the coding sequence ATGGCATCCCGAATATCAGTGATCGTTCCGGTGCACAACACCGAGCGATACCTGGAGCGTTGCTTCGGATCCGTGGCCGGTCAGTCGTTGCCTCAGGACCTCATCGAGGTCATCGCCGTCGACGACGGCTCCTCCGACGGCAGCGGCGCCTGGCTCGACGCCTGGGCCCGCACCCACGACAACGTGCGGGTGATCCACCAGCCGCCGTCCGGAGGCGCCGGCCGTCCCCGCAACGTCGGCATCGAGCAGGCGAAGGGGGACTTCCTCTTCTTCCTCGACTCCGACGACTACCTCGGCGTCGAGGCGATGGAGCGCCTGCTGCGGATGGCGGACGAGCAGGACTCGGACATCGTGTACGGCAGGATCGTCGGCATCGGCGGCCGCCCGGCCCCCGTGGACCTGCGGACCACCAGTCCCGAGGTGAGCATCTTCCACTCCCCCGTGTACTGGACGCTGGCCGCCTACAAGCTGTGGCGCCGCACCCTCGTCGAGGAGTACGAGCTGCGGTTCACCGAGGCCCGGCTTCTGGGCGAGGACGTACCCTTCGCCGTCCACGGTCTGCTGCACGCCCGCAAGGTCTCGGTCGTCGCCGACTACGACTGCTACTACCTGGAAGGCCGCGGCGACGGGACCAACGCCAGCCAGCAGGATGTCGACTGGGTCGCGCAGCTGGAGTACGTGAGCGGAATCCTCGGGATGGTCGCCGACCACGTGCCCGCCGGGCCCGAGCGGGACAAGCTCATGGAGCGGCATTTCCACGGCGAGGTCCTCGGCATGTTCGGTGCGCCGTATCTCGCGCGCGACGAAGAGGGCCGAAGAGCCATGGCCGAGGCGGCCCGCCCGCTGTGCCAGGAGTGGCTCACCGACGGCGTTTCCGAGGCCCTGCCGCCCCGGCTGCGACTGCGCGCGCACTGTCTGCGCGAGGGGATGACCGACCGGCTGACCGCGATCATCGAGGCGGACGTCGATCGGGAACTCGGCCCCGCCGTGATCGAGGGCGACAGCGCCTATGCCGCCTACCCGTTCTTCCGCGACCCCGACGCCGGAATCCCGGACGCCTGCTATGACGTCACCTCGCGCGTCGTGCTGCGCCAGGAGCTCACCTCGTACACCTGGGACGGCCCGGTGCTCCGGCTGTCCGGCAAGGCCCGGCTCGACGGCCTAGGGGACCCGGCCGGCCAGGAGGTCGGCCTGGTACTGGGATGTCAGGGCGTGACGTACACGGTGCCGGCGACGAACAAGAACGGCGTGTACACCGCCGCCGTCGACGTCAGCCGGGTCGCCGACGGCGGTCCGCTGGCCGAGGGCGTCTGGACGTTGCGGGTCACCGTGGCCTCCGGAACGCTGCGCAAGCAGGCCTGGCTGCCCCGCCCCACGGACGCAGCCTACGACGCCGCCCCGCAATCGGAGATCGTGCGCGCGGAGGACGGCCCGATCGCGGTGGCGGTCTTCCATTCGGAAGCCCACCAGCACGTCAACCTCGACATAGGTGCCACCCGCTTCCCGCTCGGCCGCGACGCACGCGGAGCGGTGAACAGCGGCTTCTTCGGCCGGACCGACCTGGAGTTCGCGGTGACCGTGCCGGGCTGGTCCACCCCTTCGGCGCAGTTGCTGCTCACGGCGCCGAACCGGGAGTCGCTGCTGGTCGCCGGCGCGGAGAGCGTGGACGGCGACGGCCGCATACAGGCACGGATACCGCTTCAGCGGGTCCCCGCCGGAAACTGGAACGCACGGATACGTCTGGAGGACGGCGCGTTCACCCGCGACCTGCCGATCGCCGACCCGGAGGGCGAGCCGCTGCGCCTCTCGATTCCGCAGCAGCCGCTGCGGCGGCTGGGCTCCAAGGCGAAGAAGGTCGCCTCCCGGGCGCTGCGCAACCACTGA
- the galE gene encoding UDP-glucose 4-epimerase GalE, translating to MTFLITGGAGYIGSHVVRAMTQAGERVVVLDDLSTGYAERLPEGVPLVVGSTLDREVLDRTVAEHGVTGVVHLAAKKQVGESVEQPLHYYRENVQGLTVLLEAVAAAGVRNFLFSSSAAVYGMPDVDLVTEDTPCLPMSPYGETKLAGEWVVRAAGKAHGISTACLRYFNVAGAATPELADTGVFNLVPMVFERLDADEAPRIFGDDYDTADGTCVRDYIHVEDLADAHLVAARKLAEWAAAGEPRDLTVNIGRGEGVSVREMIDLINEITGHSVAPAVTPRRPGDPARVVAAADRIATELGWKARHDVRDMITSAWAGWVARRGVSA from the coding sequence ATGACTTTTCTGATCACCGGAGGCGCCGGATACATCGGCTCGCATGTGGTCCGCGCCATGACGCAGGCGGGGGAGCGGGTCGTCGTCCTCGACGATCTGTCCACCGGCTACGCGGAGCGGCTCCCGGAGGGCGTGCCCCTGGTGGTCGGCTCGACCCTGGACCGTGAGGTACTGGACCGGACCGTCGCCGAGCACGGCGTGACGGGTGTGGTCCACCTGGCGGCGAAGAAGCAGGTCGGCGAGTCCGTCGAGCAGCCGCTGCACTACTACCGCGAGAACGTCCAGGGTCTGACCGTGCTCCTGGAGGCCGTGGCCGCCGCGGGCGTGCGCAACTTCCTCTTCTCCTCCTCCGCCGCCGTCTACGGCATGCCGGACGTGGACCTCGTCACCGAGGACACGCCGTGTCTGCCCATGAGCCCGTACGGCGAGACGAAGCTCGCCGGCGAGTGGGTGGTCCGCGCCGCGGGCAAGGCCCACGGCATCTCCACGGCCTGCCTGCGCTACTTCAACGTGGCGGGCGCCGCGACCCCCGAGCTGGCCGACACCGGTGTCTTCAACCTGGTCCCGATGGTCTTCGAGCGGCTCGACGCCGACGAGGCCCCGCGGATCTTCGGTGACGACTACGACACCGCCGACGGCACGTGCGTCCGCGACTACATCCACGTCGAGGACCTTGCCGACGCCCACCTCGTCGCCGCGCGCAAGCTCGCGGAGTGGGCGGCCGCCGGCGAGCCGCGCGATCTGACCGTCAACATCGGTCGCGGCGAGGGCGTCTCCGTCCGGGAGATGATCGACCTGATCAACGAGATCACCGGCCACTCGGTCGCCCCCGCCGTCACCCCGCGCCGCCCCGGCGACCCGGCCCGCGTCGTCGCCGCCGCGGACCGCATCGCCACGGAGCTGGGCTGGAAGGCCCGCCACGACGTCCGCGACATGATCACCTCTGCGTGGGCCGGCTGGGTCGCCCGTCGAGGCGTGTCCGCCTGA
- a CDS encoding glycosyltransferase: MTEQTAVSGGRDIFFVSNSVDEMGGVTTWTHQMARQFAERDHRVHVVGIVPAPEGRRQEFPGDLPYGTTTLYDGHPPQVRSLRGVKGKLNAAERLRHRARAAGMREQAEKLTALFAGARPGSVVIVTQVWAMEWVALADTKGLIVIGMSHESHEASAASSRLARVKRYYKDVDRLLVLTPGDADLWIRDGMDNVGHLPNPLPFMPEAPAPRSEKVVACIGRLSHEKGVDMLLDSWSEVASRHPEWKLRIYGAGDEEAELRRHCASLGLDDSVEWMGRTNDVLGALQGASIFAQASRAEGFPITLLEAMAAGVPCAAFDCAPGVREIIEDGEDGLLAKTGNTIELGGHISTLISDAELRNRMGDAAWRNVRRYSGDEITDRWEALFRFLER; encoded by the coding sequence GTGACCGAGCAGACCGCCGTGTCCGGCGGCCGTGACATCTTTTTCGTGTCCAACAGCGTCGACGAGATGGGTGGCGTGACCACCTGGACGCACCAGATGGCTCGGCAGTTCGCCGAACGCGACCACCGTGTGCACGTCGTCGGCATCGTCCCCGCCCCGGAGGGCAGGCGCCAGGAGTTCCCCGGCGACCTGCCGTACGGGACGACCACGCTGTACGACGGGCACCCCCCGCAGGTGCGCTCGCTGCGCGGGGTCAAGGGCAAGCTCAACGCGGCCGAGCGGCTCCGCCACCGTGCCCGCGCCGCCGGTATGCGGGAGCAGGCCGAGAAGCTGACCGCGCTGTTCGCCGGCGCCCGCCCGGGCTCCGTCGTGATCGTCACCCAGGTCTGGGCGATGGAGTGGGTGGCGCTCGCCGACACCAAGGGCCTCATCGTCATCGGCATGAGCCACGAGTCGCACGAGGCCAGTGCCGCGTCCTCACGCCTGGCCCGCGTCAAGCGCTACTACAAGGACGTCGACCGGCTCCTCGTCCTCACCCCCGGCGACGCGGACCTCTGGATCCGCGACGGGATGGACAACGTCGGCCATCTGCCGAACCCGCTGCCCTTCATGCCCGAGGCCCCGGCCCCGCGCAGCGAGAAGGTGGTCGCCTGCATCGGCCGCCTCTCGCACGAGAAGGGCGTGGACATGCTGCTGGACAGCTGGTCCGAGGTCGCGTCCCGCCACCCCGAGTGGAAGCTCCGGATCTACGGAGCGGGTGACGAGGAGGCGGAGCTTCGCCGCCACTGCGCCTCGCTGGGTCTGGACGACTCGGTGGAGTGGATGGGCCGGACGAACGACGTGCTGGGCGCGCTGCAGGGCGCCTCGATCTTCGCCCAGGCCAGCCGCGCCGAGGGCTTCCCGATCACTCTGCTCGAGGCCATGGCCGCGGGTGTGCCGTGTGCCGCGTTCGACTGCGCGCCGGGCGTCCGCGAGATCATCGAGGACGGTGAGGACGGGCTCCTCGCGAAGACCGGGAACACCATCGAGCTCGGCGGGCACATCAGCACGCTGATCTCCGACGCCGAGCTCCGCAACCGCATGGGCGACGCCGCCTGGCGCAACGTAAGGCGCTACTCCGGTGACGAGATCACCGATCGCTGGGAAGCGCTCTTCCGCTTCCTGGAGCGATGA